A stretch of Schistocerca nitens isolate TAMUIC-IGC-003100 chromosome 6, iqSchNite1.1, whole genome shotgun sequence DNA encodes these proteins:
- the LOC126262268 gene encoding uncharacterized protein LOC126262268 isoform X3, with amino-acid sequence MNSSEEIDLESFNTNDPLAHGSRVLSTGSISKESHSSITASLQTSSSSRKEKGTSGFFSFLRWFKKGKSGGDEEDDEVGDFADGLVLPSIPSTPKLIRTQSSSCGSIDTLFSTATVNSFAFVTPAAYRPFGSANPPEKWIAIGPETETYKKRVLNRDRLREQEKYLTLKKKYQLYGSDTILRSGVNTPNESPVLATRRQRATNVLNGANHVIPISPPGSLNSLGKKKRRAPIPPEFVKPQCNDYSLPNTLEHKHNKNSMDNGEVSSLNQPRHKRSASESCKDRRAGAYCHVRGKRRAPPPPLVNKNSTNGIADPIDKHSPQFSSIGRKKRPAPPPPAIEHSGETSAKKSKDKEIQADDKKTENRLSQEEKERLIANIAKLKAHADRRSMGSPPSSPVTVRSDLGAKNEPVVCNDSLKLERGVLKPNKEMPKIDSGSSDSKAAPVSPRPWYKRSLVSRENSITGFKKDFMKSLEKKKDKEKSKECDWMPESGIPRINNVAISNDGSSIVTSSRFNIFSRLERNDEKKKEAEKRKSQVSILASISELDREAAEIVQKEHAREQALMAAHDEKFYTQPEINANKLDVVVEEPISENVEVPKRSSARELISLFNAISNVTKVTVNSSFFSKDGVKQYSKEVTEKRFSFAGESVKADSKVTPENHEELEQKQPPTSNSIISGATSSTSVTVRQSVFSEGGGFPVNIPNVQEEISPLATDADNSILTGHPSSKSTEKSHFRLSPSNGIVENNQPQRATPVSSNTSNNSHGSAKPSENTTTNKTALQIAGDHKPRQPSIWACPRCTLENPRWRLTCDACGKWKPSNIEERPVGTKDLNLQKTSDSDESPAKRNVEEQVKSEVADTVVNKPKGAIDWEQELKRYFPPSANQNVPKRTVNGERTSNSEKQKVGKDSLGLDAGVTSVQAVSQANSSQTVVKDSISTSGSVRVLHDISNVEATAIDIKKAENDQKQTSQLISKNDSSSSTVNGLQEDPDVDEVRKARIAFFGQAGSNNNSNSKYDDSPSVEVLNKENKSVKTERIYTGKIKMPADEAEKQKLKEMLKEMKDSLPKRPKGTTSQSSAKTSEPSIDILKQNNNVLNHEKDNAKLAVGQGAIKKIPLQRGSHTSRGNSMLTEEGSSKLSEIKTSKTHNSEVTVENITMNKLNGSKPLKVSASVQTNSVIRKIEQTSEPVNSYLQKSCDSNLQVVKRAQVNGSALPVTVEEISTAAVKDGVLFTSASKQYNRIGKGTFELIHARDFASIEATKTGNETNMPHVYANYPPSSVDSIAQGTTTATSVGDKNSISPQPLSRHSATPDKNSIGSKVTDIPVHHNQQNQKQPSSGNQPLPSTSGLKSPKSKSPRHVVKDHSRAASEASTRSADSSSGDNSEIERLTAQLTLPKGLADFKADLQASPPEHNMNTLAVNRLLRRLEAAIAGGQHHQAAGLARDLARLKISCSVTRQRHALDKSPSSIMVDMYVEDKVSHQGPIPIQITPKMTVADLKQKVQLEFEIPAGVQRWILGKELASDDSKTLEEHNINANGCPMFLYLVAPDTEKEVGAQNTVTDEKPEQQQAANPPPTEPGRGWYYNYEEDHYSYCEDSENEISDEETGPDQTKKVLVNEGLRQVTQTVQNGASEKQEVPKVNHVAEEEEDEEEEEEEEIEEEEEVEEEDEDSDEGGLIGATAVVVHEKPVVVEPSEIHVGHSKASPVPEPKPSAPHIDEIGNTSVRERKTDTMNLGWKCPVCTLINSPTRPGCAACTTERPVRYVVPVEYRANEQEFQRMRREQKLDEEMQQAAAKEKDVEKQKQNHHYQELLNLDNTDLVPNTEAFDCSVCLVTYNAGDGVILRECLHVFCRQCLRNTVQFSEEAEVKCPYRDADYACDCVLQEREIKALVPADMYEQHLAKSVAQAENKIGNAFHCKTPDCKGWCIFEDNVNEFRCPVCCVTNCLTCQAIHDGINCRQYQEQVKQQSETNAEARRTREMLEEMLERGEAMSCPTCEVVLMKKWGCDWLRCSMCKTEICWVTRGPRWGPGGKGDTSGGCQCGVNGVKCHPKCNYCH; translated from the exons ATGAATTCATCTGAAGAAATTGACCTAGAGAGTTTCAACACAAATGATCCCTTGGCACATGGCAGCAGAGTTTTGAGCACTGGAAGCATAAGCAAGGAGTCACATTCTTCCATTACTGCTTCTCTGCAGACTTCATCTTCATCACGCAAAGAGAAAGGAACAAGTGGATTCTTTTCCTTTCTTCGGTGGTTCAAGAAAGGCAAAAGTGGAggagatgaagaagatgatgaagttGGGGATTTTGCAGATGGTTTGGTGCTGCCATCAATCCCTTCAACTCCAAAACTGATACGGACACAGAGTTCAAGTTGTGGTAGCATTGATACACTTTTTAGCACTGCTACAGTTAACAGTTTTGCTTTTGTTACTCCTGCAGCATATCGACCGTTTGGTTCAGCAAATCCACCAGAAAAGTGGATTGCCATTGGACCTGAAACAGAAACGTACAAAAAACGTGTTCTTAACAGGGACAGATTAAGGGAACAGGAAAAGTATTTAACTCTAAAGAAAAAGTAccaattgtatggtagtgatacaaTATTACGAAGTGGTGTGAACACTCCAAATGAAAGCCCTGTTCTTGCTACAAGAAGGCAGAGAGCAACAAATGTGTTGAATGGTGCAAATCATGTCATTCCAATTTCTCCTCCAGGTAGTTTAAATTCACTTGGTAAGAAAAAACGTAGAGCTCCAATTCCTCCCGAGTTTGTGAAGCCACAGTGTAATGACTATAGCCTTCCAAATACATTGGAACACAAGCATAACAAAAATAGTATGGACAATGGTGAAGTGAGTAGTCTCAATCAACCACGTCATAAAAGGAGTGCTAGTGAGTCCTGCAAAGACAGAAGAGCTGGTGCATATTGCCATGTGAGAGGAAAACGAAGAGCTCCACCACCCCCACTGGTAAATAAAAATTCAACGAATGGTATTGCGGATCCTATAGATAAGCACAGTCCACAATTTTCAAGTATCGGTAGAAAGAAGCGACCAGCGCCCCCTCCTCCAGCAATAGAACATTCGGGAGAAACGAGCGCAAAGAAAAGCAAGGACAAGGAAATACAGGCAGATGATAAAAAGACAGAGAATAGGTTATCACAAGAGGAAAAGGAAAGGCTAATTGCTAACATTGCAAAACTGAAAGCACATGCAGACAGGAGAAGTATGGGATCACCACCATCTTCTCCTGTAACTGTAAGGTCAGATTTGGGTGCTAAGAATGAACCTGTAGTCTGCAATGATTCTTTAAAACTAGAACGTGGGGTCTTGAAACCTAATAAAGAAATGCCGAAGATAGATTCGGGGTCATCAGATTCGAAAGCTGCACCTGTATCACCTCGTCCATGGTACAAAAGGAGCTTGGTGTCGAGAGAAAATAGCATAACAGGATTCAAGAAAGATTTTATGAAAAGTCTTGAGAAGAAGAAAGATAAAGAGAAAAGTAAGGAGTGTGACTGGATGCCAGAATCTGGTATTCCAAGAATAAACAATGTTGCTATATCTAATGATGGAAGCAGCATTGTAACCAGCAGCAGATTCAATATATTTTCACGGTTAgaaagaaatgatgaaaaaaagaaagaagcagaGAAGAGGAAGTCACAAGTTTCAATTCTTGCAAGTATTAGTGAGCTCGATCGAGAGGCTGCAGAGATAGTGCAGAAGGAACATGCGCGAGAACAAGCACTTATGGCAGCACATGATGAAAAATTCTACACTCAGCCTGAAATAAATGCAAACAAATTGGATGTAGTTGTTGAAGAACCCATATCTGAAAATGTGGAGGTTCCTAAACGCAGCTCAGCTAGAGAACTTATTTCTCTTTTCAATGCTATAAGTAATGTGACAAAAGTGACAGTGAATTCATCATTTTTTTCGAAGGATGGTGTCAAACAGTATTCCAAGGAAGTTACAGAAAAACGATTTTCGTTTGCTGGTGAAAGCGTTAAAGCTGATAGTAAAGTGACACCTGAAAACCATGAAGAATTAGAACAGAAACAACCACccaccagtaattcaataatttcagGAGCTACATCAAGCACATCTGTTACAGTACGTCAGTCTGTATTTTCTGAGGGTGGTGGCTTTCCAGTAAATATACCAAATGTTCAAGAAGAGATATCACCATTAGCCACTGATGCTGACAATTCCATATTAACTGGTCATCCATCCTCAAAGAGTACAGAAAAATCACATTTCCGCCTTTCGCCCAGCAACGGTATTGTAGAGAATAACCAGCCTCAGAGAGCAACACCTGTTTCCTCCAACACCTCCAATAATAGTCATGGTTCTGCTAAACCATCTGAAAACACCACCACTAATAAAACAGCATTACAAATAGCAGGTGATCATAAACCAAGACAGCCTTCAATCTGGGCATGCCCTAGATGTACACTTGAGAATCCTCGTTGGAGGCTTACATGTGATGCTTGTGGTAAATGGAAACCCTCTAATATTGAGGAAAGGCCTGTAGGGACCAAGGATTTAAATCTCCAGAAAACTTCAGACAGTGATGAAAGTCCAGCTAAGAGAAATGTTGAGGAGCAAGTGAAAAGTGAGGTTGCTGATACAGTTGTAAATAAGCCTAAAGGTGCTATTGACTGGGAGCAGGAACTAAAACGATATTTTCCACCTAGTGCAAATCAGAATGTTCCTAAGCGAACAGTAAATGGTGAAAGGACAAGTAACTCAGAAAAGCAAAAAGTAGGCAAAGATTCTTTGGGTCTTGATGCTGGAGTAACATCTGTTCAAGCAGTTTCCCAAGCAAACAGTTCACAGACAGTGGTAAAAGATAGTATTTCTACTTCAGGAAGTGTCAGAGTACTACATGATATCAGCAATGTAGAAGCAACTGCCATTGATATTAAAAAGGCAGAGAATGATCAGAAACAGACAAGTCAGTTGATTTCAAAGAATGACAGCAGCTCATCTACAGTCAATGGACTGCAGGAAGATCCAGATGTTGATGAAGTAAGAAAGGCACGAATTGCATTCTTTGGTCAGGCTGGAAGCAATAACAATAGCAACAGTAAATATGATGACTCTCCTTCAGTAgaagttttaaataaagaaaacaagtcTGTAAAAACAGAAAGGATATatacaggaaaaataaaaatgCCTGCAGATGAAGCTGAGAAACAGAAGTTGAAGGAAATGTTAAAAGAGATGAAAGATTCTCTCCCAAAACGCCCAAAAGGGACTACCAGTCAGTCTAGTGCAAAGACTTCAGAGCCCAGCATTGATATTTTAAAGCAAAACAACAATGTTTTGAATCATGAAAAGGATAATGCAAAACTTGCAGTCGGTCAAGGGGCTATTAAGAAGATTCCACTACAAAGAGGCAGCCATACCAGCAGAGGAAATAGCATGTTGACAGAAGAGGGGTCTTCAAAACTGAGTGAAATCAAAACAAGTAAAACACACAATTCTGAAGTTACTGTAGAAAATATTACAATGAACAAACTCAACGGTTCAAAGCCACTCAAAGTTTCAGCCTCTGTTCAAACAAATTCTGTTATACGGAAAATTGAACAGACATCTGAACCAGTTAACAGCTACTTACAAAAAAGCTGTGACAGTAATTTGCAAGTAGTCAAGAGAGCTCAGGTAAATGGATCTGCATTGCCAGTAACAGTAGAAGAGATATCTACCGCTGCAGTTAAAGACGGTGTCTTGTTTACATCAGCAAGCAAGCAGTACAATCGCATTGGCAAAGGAACATTTGAGCTAATACATGCAAGAGATTTTGCAAGCATTGAAGCAACAAAAACTGGTAATGAAACTAATATGCCACATGTCTATGCTAACTATCCACCATCTTCTGTTGATTCTATTGCACAGGGAACCACAACTGCTACAAGTGTTGGGGACAAGAACAGCATTTCACCTCAACCGTTGTCAAGACATTCAGCAACTCCAGACAAAAATTCAATTGGTTCTAAGGTGACAGACATTCCAGTGCATCATAATCAGCAAAATCAAAAGCAGCCTTCGAGTGGTAACCAGCCTCTTCCATCAACATCTGGCCTGAAGTCACCTAAGTCCAAATCTCCTCGCCATGTAGTGAAGGACCACAGTAGGGCAGCATCAGAAGCAAGTACCAGGTCTGCAGATAGTAGCAGTGGGGACAACAGTGAAATAGAGCGTCTCACAGCACAGCTAACTTTACCCAAAGGACTGGCTGATTTCAAAG CTGACCTGCAGGCATCTCCTCCAGAGCATAACATGAACACTTTAGCAGTAAACCGCCTGTTGCGTCGTCTGGAAGCTGCAATAGCAGGCGGGCAGCATCACCAAGCAGCTGGGCTTGCTAGAGATCTGGCCCGACTCAAAATAAGCTGCTCTGTAACTCGACAGCGACATGCCTTAGACAAGAGTCCTTCGTCAATCAT ggtgGATATGTACGTAGAAGATAAGGTATCTCACCAGGGTCCTATACCAATACAAATTACACCCAAAATGACAGTGGCAGACCTGAAGCAGAAAGTCCAACTGGAGTTTGAAATTCCAGCTGGTGTGCAGCGATGGATACTGGGAAAAGAGCTTGCATCAGATGATTCTAAGACTCTGGAGGAGCATAATATAAATGCCAATGGCTGCCCTATGTTCCTATACCTCGTTGCTCCAG aTACTGAAAAAGAAGTTGGGGCACAGAACACAGTGACTGATGAAAAACCTGAACAGCAGCAGGCAGCAAATCCACCACCTACTGAACCAGGGAGAGGCTGGTATTACAATTATGAGGAGGACCACTACAGCTACTGTGAAGATTCTGAAAATGAAATAAGTGATGAAGAAACAGG CCCTGATCAGACTAAGAAAGTGTTGGTGAATGAAGGATTAAGGCAAGTAACTCAAACAGTTCAAAATGGTGCATCTGAAAAGCAAGAAGTTCCTAAAGTAAACCATGTTGCGGAAGAGGAGGAagatgaagaggaagaggaagaagaggaaattgaagaggaggaggaagtaGAAGAGGAAGATGAAGACTCAGATGAAGGAGGCTTGATAGGTGCAACAGCTGTTGTGGTGCATGAGAAACCTGTTGTAGTAGAACCTTCAGAAATCCATGTTGGCCACTCAAAGGCATCACCAGTTCCAGAGCCAAAACCATCTGCACCTCACATTGATGAAATAGGAAATACAAGCGTGAGGGAGAGGAAAACTGATACCATGAATTTAG GATGGAAATGTCCAGTTTGCACACTAATCAATTCTCCTACAAGACCAGGATGCGCTGCTTGTACAACCGAAAGACCTGTACGATATGTGGTCCCTGTAGAATATCGAGCAAATGAACAGGAATTCCAAAGAATGAGACGTGAGCAAAAACTGGATGAGGAAATGCAGCAG GCAGCAGCAAAAGAGAAAGACGTTGAGAAGCAAAAACAAAATCATCATTATCAGGAACTCTTAAATCTGGATAACACAGATCTGGTTCCCAACACTGAAGCTTTTGACTGTTCTGTCTGTCTTGTAACATATAATGCTGGTGATGGAGTAATTCTTCGAGAATGCCTTCATGTATTCTGCAG ACAGTGCCTAAGGAATACTGTACAGTTTAGTGAGGAGGCAGAAGTTAAGTGTCCTTATAGGGATGCAGACTATGCTTGTGACTGTGTTCTTCAAGAAAGAGAAATTAAAGCA